One genomic window of Streptomyces sp. NBC_01276 includes the following:
- a CDS encoding GNAT family N-acetyltransferase, whose product MTTGNENAAYEILPGVPDVATYRMLRGATGLGAKSVEGSAIGLPNSWYCVTVAHHGDTVGMGRIVGDGGCFLQVVDICVLPEHQGQGLGKLIMAELTAELERRAPKGTYVSLMADGDARHLYAKFGFVDPAPASVGMARLL is encoded by the coding sequence ATGACCACGGGGAACGAGAACGCCGCCTACGAGATCCTGCCGGGCGTTCCGGACGTCGCGACCTACCGGATGCTGCGCGGTGCGACCGGGCTCGGCGCCAAGAGCGTCGAGGGTTCGGCGATCGGGCTGCCGAACTCCTGGTACTGCGTCACCGTCGCCCACCACGGCGACACCGTCGGCATGGGGCGGATCGTCGGCGACGGCGGCTGCTTCCTCCAGGTCGTCGACATCTGTGTCCTCCCGGAGCACCAGGGGCAGGGCCTCGGCAAGCTGATCATGGCCGAGCTCACCGCCGAACTGGAGCGGCGCGCGCCCAAGGGGACGTACGTGTCCCTCATGGCCGACGGCGACGCCCGGCACCTCTACGCGAAGTTCGGCTTCGTGGATCCGGCGCCGGCGTCGGTGGGCATGGCCCGTCTGCTCTGA
- a CDS encoding GNAT family N-acetyltransferase produces MWSCERVVGSALDVDEVIGLYRASTLAERRPVDDVERFARMLAGANLVVTARTDEGRLIGIARSVTDGAYATYLSDLAVDAAHQSKGVGRELIRVTGEAAPQATIILLAAPAAVDYYPRVGFTAHHSAWTLDGPEE; encoded by the coding sequence ATGTGGTCCTGTGAACGCGTCGTCGGATCCGCCCTCGACGTCGATGAGGTCATCGGCCTCTACCGGGCGTCGACGCTCGCCGAGCGCCGCCCGGTCGACGACGTGGAACGCTTCGCGCGGATGCTGGCCGGCGCCAACCTGGTCGTCACGGCCCGCACCGACGAGGGACGTCTCATCGGCATTGCCCGGTCGGTCACCGACGGCGCGTACGCGACCTACCTCAGCGATCTCGCCGTCGACGCCGCCCACCAGTCCAAGGGCGTCGGGCGCGAGTTGATCCGGGTCACCGGCGAAGCCGCCCCGCAGGCCACGATCATCCTGCTCGCCGCCCCGGCGGCCGTCGACTACTACCCCCGGGTCGGGTTCACCGCGCACCACTCCGCCTGGACCCTCGACGGCCCCGAGGAGTGA
- a CDS encoding sulfite oxidase, with translation MDTALSGISVPGRLAAEDEDIGAEELALAARNHGLPLEALRYEVTPAGLHYVLVHYDIPAADPGAWRLTVGGRVRRPLALDLAALRALPAVTHRVTMECAGNGRARLLPRPVSQPWLVEGVGTADWTGVPLRTVLAEAGVGPEAVEAVFTGADHGVERGVEQDYARSLPVTVAAGTDPEVLLAYAMNGEPLPPQHGFPLRLVVPGWYGMAHVKWLREITLSDVPFEGFQQAVAYRYRRDPEDPGEPVTVIAPRALMVPPGFPDFMSRLRVVRAGPVPLEGRAWSGHGPVTRVELSCDGGRTWADAAVEPGVRDGRARGAWQAWHGVWRAVPGRYVLMARATDAAGRTQPLGQVWNRGGFGNNAVQRVPVLCRG, from the coding sequence ATGGACACGGCCCTGAGCGGGATCAGCGTCCCGGGGCGGCTGGCGGCCGAGGACGAGGACATCGGGGCCGAGGAGCTGGCGCTCGCCGCCCGCAACCACGGGCTGCCCCTGGAGGCCCTGCGCTACGAGGTCACGCCGGCCGGCCTGCACTACGTACTGGTGCACTACGACATCCCGGCCGCGGACCCCGGCGCCTGGCGGCTGACGGTCGGCGGCCGGGTCCGCCGGCCGCTGGCGCTGGACCTGGCGGCCCTGCGCGCGCTGCCGGCGGTGACGCACCGGGTGACGATGGAGTGCGCGGGCAACGGCCGGGCACGGCTGCTGCCCCGGCCCGTCAGCCAGCCCTGGCTGGTCGAGGGGGTGGGCACGGCCGACTGGACCGGGGTGCCGCTGCGGACGGTGCTCGCCGAGGCCGGGGTGGGGCCGGAGGCCGTCGAGGCGGTGTTCACGGGGGCCGACCACGGCGTGGAGCGCGGGGTCGAACAGGACTACGCGCGCAGCCTGCCGGTGACCGTCGCGGCCGGCACGGACCCTGAGGTGCTGCTCGCCTACGCGATGAACGGCGAGCCGCTGCCGCCGCAGCACGGGTTTCCGCTGCGGCTGGTGGTGCCGGGCTGGTACGGGATGGCGCACGTGAAGTGGCTGCGGGAGATCACGCTGTCCGACGTGCCCTTCGAGGGCTTCCAGCAGGCGGTGGCCTACCGCTACCGGCGCGACCCCGAGGACCCCGGGGAGCCGGTGACGGTGATCGCGCCGCGCGCCCTGATGGTTCCGCCGGGGTTCCCCGACTTCATGTCCCGCCTGCGCGTCGTGCGCGCGGGCCCCGTACCCCTGGAGGGGCGCGCCTGGTCGGGGCACGGGCCGGTCACCCGCGTCGAGCTGAGCTGTGACGGGGGCCGGACGTGGGCGGACGCCGCGGTGGAGCCGGGTGTGCGGGACGGCCGGGCCCGCGGGGCGTGGCAGGCCTGGCACGGCGTGTGGAGGGCCGTGCCGGGCCGGTACGTCCTGATGGCGCGGGCGACGGACGCCGCGGGCCGCACCCAGCCGCTCGGACAGGTGTGGAACCGCGGGGGCTTCGGCAACAACGCCGTCCAGCGGGTGCCCGTCCTGTGCCGCGGGTGA
- a CDS encoding trans-aconitate 2-methyltransferase, whose protein sequence is MAKETGAGPDREGRVDRARAQVFGEVAELYDASRPGYADALVARVLEYAEPGERPALEVGAGTGKATVPFAEAGTALVCVEPDPRMAEVLRRNTARFPRVRVEAGGFEEWRRDGRRFGLLYAATSWHWLDPARRLDLAREALDPGGALALFWNPQGVRDPRLHTALAEVDARHGMTGAPHGELASSYGRAPGDWAGTPGWPAAECRAHGGFTDLCEVRFREDRYYDTDRYLGYLASLSRYRVLSPDHRERVLADTAGVLDAHGGGIAMEHFSDLLLARTAPPVGDTVS, encoded by the coding sequence ATGGCGAAGGAGACCGGGGCGGGGCCGGACAGGGAGGGACGGGTCGACAGGGCGCGTGCCCAGGTGTTCGGGGAGGTCGCCGAACTCTACGACGCCTCCCGCCCGGGGTACGCGGACGCGCTGGTGGCCCGGGTGCTGGAGTACGCGGAGCCGGGGGAGCGCCCGGCGCTGGAGGTCGGCGCGGGCACGGGCAAGGCCACGGTGCCGTTCGCCGAGGCGGGCACCGCGCTGGTCTGCGTGGAACCCGATCCGCGCATGGCCGAGGTGCTGCGCCGCAACACCGCCCGCTTCCCCCGGGTACGGGTCGAGGCCGGCGGGTTCGAGGAATGGCGGCGCGACGGGCGCCGCTTCGGGCTCCTGTACGCCGCCACCTCCTGGCACTGGCTCGATCCGGCGCGACGCCTGGACCTGGCCCGCGAGGCGCTCGACCCGGGTGGCGCGCTGGCCCTGTTCTGGAACCCGCAGGGGGTGCGCGACCCGCGGCTGCACACGGCGCTGGCCGAGGTCGACGCCCGCCACGGGATGACGGGGGCGCCGCACGGCGAACTCGCCTCTTCCTACGGTCGGGCACCGGGCGACTGGGCCGGGACGCCGGGCTGGCCGGCGGCCGAGTGCCGGGCCCACGGAGGGTTCACGGACCTGTGCGAGGTCCGTTTCCGCGAGGACCGTTACTACGACACGGACCGCTACCTGGGCTACCTGGCCTCCCTCTCCCGCTACCGGGTCCTGTCCCCGGACCACCGTGAGCGGGTCCTGGCCGACACCGCCGGGGTGCTGGACGCGCACGGCGGGGGCATCGCCATGGAGCACTTCAGCGACCTGCTGCTCGCCCGGACGGCGCCGCCGGTAGGGGACACCGTGTCGTAG
- a CDS encoding class I SAM-dependent methyltransferase, translating to MNDRSSKRGQAGGTGDPAWSGRAGAEAFAAVEAATDWLLGYPFVFRALARRIRGGDVLVDYGCGPGTVADRAARVLGARVVGVDTSPEMLALARAADTAVVEFHLVEDGRATGLADGCADAVMCNHVIASLPDEEAVLGVFTEIRRLLRPGAPCVLLATDPACTGREYASLRIGEPGEVYGPGDELTVRLRRTDGTWQEVRNHAWPPGIYPELLEGAGFREVVQQHPTVEEAQSLADPDLLRARHWTAERERPPLVVTTALAV from the coding sequence GTGAACGACAGGTCGAGCAAGAGGGGACAGGCGGGCGGGACCGGGGACCCCGCGTGGTCCGGACGGGCGGGTGCGGAGGCCTTCGCGGCGGTGGAGGCGGCCACGGACTGGCTGCTCGGCTATCCGTTCGTCTTCCGGGCCCTCGCCCGCAGGATCCGCGGCGGTGACGTCCTCGTGGACTACGGATGCGGCCCGGGCACGGTCGCCGACCGCGCGGCCCGGGTGCTGGGAGCCCGGGTGGTGGGAGTGGACACCTCGCCCGAGATGCTGGCGCTGGCCCGGGCCGCGGACACCGCCGTGGTGGAGTTCCACCTGGTCGAGGACGGGCGGGCGACCGGCCTGGCGGACGGCTGCGCGGACGCGGTGATGTGCAACCACGTGATCGCGTCGCTGCCCGACGAAGAGGCCGTCCTCGGCGTCTTCACCGAGATCCGCCGCCTGCTGCGCCCCGGCGCCCCCTGCGTCCTGCTGGCCACCGATCCCGCCTGCACCGGCCGGGAGTACGCCTCCCTGAGGATCGGCGAGCCGGGCGAGGTGTACGGACCGGGCGACGAGCTGACCGTACGGCTGCGGCGCACGGACGGGACCTGGCAGGAGGTGCGCAATCACGCCTGGCCCCCCGGGATCTATCCGGAACTGCTGGAGGGCGCGGGCTTCCGCGAGGTCGTCCAGCAGCACCCCACGGTGGAGGAGGCGCAGTCCCTCGCCGACCCGGACCTCCTGCGCGCCCGCCACTGGACGGCGGAGCGCGAGCGGCCGCCCCTGGTGGTCACCACCGCGCTGGCGGTCTGA
- a CDS encoding GntR family transcriptional regulator, translating to MPAYLQIVHQVEQALRMGALTEGDKLPTAAQVAATTKVNPNTTLKAYRELERLELVEVRQGSGTFITRSLATPQTAPESPLRGRLGEWMREAREQGMTADDVTTLFDTVLGEAYPGITPRPAHIPTS from the coding sequence ATGCCCGCCTACCTCCAGATCGTCCACCAGGTGGAGCAGGCGCTCCGCATGGGCGCCCTGACCGAGGGGGACAAGCTGCCCACGGCGGCACAGGTCGCCGCCACCACCAAGGTGAACCCGAACACCACCCTCAAGGCCTACCGCGAACTGGAACGGCTGGAGCTGGTCGAGGTGCGGCAGGGGTCGGGCACCTTCATCACCCGCTCGCTGGCCACCCCGCAGACCGCACCGGAGTCCCCGTTGCGGGGCCGGCTCGGGGAGTGGATGCGGGAGGCGCGGGAGCAGGGGATGACGGCGGACGACGTCACGACGCTGTTCGACACCGTGCTCGGGGAGGCCTACCCGGGGATCACGCCCCGGCCGGCGCACATCCCCACGAGCTGA
- a CDS encoding ABC transporter permease has translation MSTLTQGASGRRAASVPTRRLRGLAWLMARQHRTALIACAAATVLGAAWIVYQRGAMLDALHGAGWPGKPGAEIDGNVVNAITNDLNSAGSSLAFLPVLLGVFLGAPLISADQENGTARLVTTQSLSRTRWLVWKVGFALTLAAVTTGVLGLFYAWWWRSAGPFAANDWLNHPVFEVTGPAGVATALFTTSLGILAGALLRRTVASMAATFLVSGVAVIAAGVFRTRLDSPRRLTYPLTAERPALLDHVVVVDEWFATASGKLYGWGTCAHDSAPENCRSALGIVNRVADHYTKDQMAGMQWAAAAGFVALAAALVGALLWRARRRAL, from the coding sequence CTGCGCGGACTCGCCTGGCTCATGGCCCGCCAGCACCGTACGGCCCTCATCGCGTGCGCCGCGGCCACCGTCCTCGGCGCGGCCTGGATCGTGTACCAGCGCGGAGCGATGCTGGACGCCCTGCACGGCGCCGGCTGGCCCGGGAAGCCCGGGGCGGAGATCGACGGAAACGTCGTCAACGCGATCACCAACGACCTGAATTCCGCGGGCAGTTCGCTGGCCTTCCTGCCCGTGCTGCTGGGCGTGTTCCTCGGCGCGCCGCTGATCTCCGCCGATCAGGAGAACGGCACCGCGCGGCTCGTCACGACGCAGTCACTCTCCCGCACCCGGTGGCTGGTGTGGAAAGTGGGCTTCGCCCTGACCCTCGCCGCCGTGACGACGGGCGTCCTGGGGCTCTTCTACGCCTGGTGGTGGCGCTCCGCCGGCCCGTTCGCGGCCAACGACTGGCTGAACCACCCGGTGTTCGAGGTCACCGGCCCGGCCGGGGTCGCCACTGCCCTGTTCACCACCTCCCTCGGGATCCTGGCGGGGGCGCTGCTGCGCCGCACCGTGGCCTCCATGGCCGCCACCTTCCTGGTCTCGGGCGTCGCGGTCATCGCGGCGGGGGTCTTCCGGACCCGGCTCGACTCCCCCAGGCGGCTCACCTACCCGCTCACCGCCGAACGGCCCGCCCTGCTCGACCACGTGGTCGTGGTGGACGAGTGGTTCGCGACCGCGTCCGGGAAGCTCTACGGCTGGGGCACCTGCGCGCACGACAGCGCGCCGGAGAACTGCCGGAGCGCTCTCGGCATCGTCAACCGGGTGGCGGACCACTACACCAAGGACCAGATGGCGGGCATGCAGTGGGCCGCCGCGGCGGGGTTCGTCGCACTCGCCGCCGCGCTCGTCGGCGCGCTCCTGTGGCGGGCCCGGCGCCGCGCCCTGTAG